From the genome of Tsukamurella pulmonis:
TCGCGTATCCCACGTACGAGGTGGGCGCGCTGCTCGCCGGCGCGCGGCCGGTGCGGGCCGACGGTACCGCCCAGCTCGGCCCGGAGCGGCCGGCGCTGGTCTTCATCAATTCGCCGTCGAACCCGACCGGCAAGGTGCTCGGCATCGACCACCTGCGCAAGGTGGTGCAGTGGGCGCGCGAGCGCGGCGCGATCGTGGCCTCCGACGAGTGCTACCTGGGCCTGGCCTGGGAGGCCGAGCCCGTGTCGGTGCTCGACCCGCGCGTCTGCGACGGCGACACCACCGGCCTGATCGCGATCCACTCGCTCTCGAAGACCTCCAACCTGGCGTCGTACCGCGCGGGCTTCCTCGCGGGCGACCCGGCGCTCATCGCCGAGCTGGCGGCGGTGCGCAAGCACGCCGGCGCGATCGTGCCGTTCCCGATCCAGGCGGCCATGAGCTACGCGCTGTCGGTCGACGAGCACGAGGCGGAGCAGCGCGCCCGGTACGCCGCGCGCCGCGCGGTGCTGCTGCAGGCCGTGCGCGGTGCGGGCTTCACCGTCGATCACTCCGAGGCGGGGCTGTACCTGTGGTCCACGCGCGGCGAGCCGTGTCGTGACACCGTCGACTGGCTCGCCGAGCGCGGCATCCTCGCCGCCCCGGGCGAGTTCTACGGCCCGCAGGGTGCGCAGCACGTGCGCATCGCGATGACCGCGACGGACGAGCGGATCGCCGCCGCCGCCCAGCGCCTGGCCCGATGAGCCTCACCGGCGTCTCGGCCGCGTGGCGGCCCGAGCTCGCCGGGATGCTGCTCGACGGCGCGCGGTCCGGTTCCGTCTCGTTCACGGAGGTGGTGGCGGAGAACGTCGACCCCGCCGACCCACCTGCAGATCTGGTGGAACTGGTGCGCCTGGGCGTCACCGTCGTGCCGCACGGCGTGACGCTGGGCATCGCGGGTGCCGACCGCCCCGATTCGGGCCGGCTGCGGCGGCTCGCGGACCTGGCCCTCGCGTTCGACGCGCCGCTGGTCAGCGAGCACGTCGCCTTCGTCCGTGCCGGCGGCATCGGGCTCGACGGGGATGTGACGATCGGTCCGCACGACGACGTCCTCGAGGCCGGCCACCTGATGCCCGCCCCGCGCACCCCGGAGGCGCTCGACGTGCTGGTGGAGAACGTGCACTTCGCGCAGGCGGCGCTGCCCGTGCCGCTGGCGCTCGAGAACATCGCGGCCCTGTTCGCGTGGCCCGAGGACGACTACGACGAGCCGGCCTACCTGCGGGAACTGGTCGAGCGGACCGGGGTGCGCCTGGTGCTCGACCTGGCGAACGTCTACGCCTCCTGCACCGCCCGCGGGGTGGACGCGGTCGCGGAACTGCGGCGGTACCCGCTCGAGGCCGTCGCGTACGTTCACATCGCGGGCGGGCGCTTCGACGGCGACCTCTACCTCGATACCCATGCCGACCCGATATGTCCGGAAGTTCTTGATCTCCTTGCGGTCTGGCGGGATTCACAGGGTCCTCTTGGGGGCGTTCGTGCAGGTGAGAGCCTGTTGCCCGGAGTGTTGCTCGAACGTGACGAGTCCGTGATCGAATCCGCGGTCCGGCACGAGATGCTGTGCCTACGAGAGGTTCTCGGGATCGACTGAACGACCTGGAGGTGCGAGATGGAATTCCTGGTGGTGTTCTTCGTGATCTTCGCAGTGATCGCCGCGTGCGTGTCCATCGCGGGCGGTCAGAACGGTGGGCGGCGCGGCGGGCGGTCCCGAGGGCGAGGCGGGTCGGCGGGCGACGGCGGCGGTTCGGCCTGGTTCTTCGGCGGCTCCGACGGCGGTTCGCACCACTCGGGCCACGATTCCGGTTCCAACTGCAGCGCGAGCAGCTGCGGGGGTTCGAGCAGTTGCGGGTCGAGCAGTTCGAGCAGTTCGAGCAGCTGTGGTTCCTCCTGACGCGCGGGAGCGGTTGCGGCACCGGCAGGCCGAGGTCCTCGCGGATCTCCTGGCCTGCCGGGTGCCGCCCGGCTTCGATGCCGCCGGCGCCACGCTGACGGGCCGCGTCCTCGCGGTCAAGCGGGCGGGGGCCGCGGCCCGGGCCCTCCCGGCGCTGCGCACGTTGCCGGGCTGGCCGGGCGGCTTCGTCGACTACGCGGCATCGCATCCGAAAGCGGACTGCTCCGCCCACGACGCCCGCGACTACATCGCCTGGCTGCGCGCGCACGGCTCCGATGCCGAGCGCGCGTGGGTCGCGGTCGAGGCGGTCCGCAGCGGCGCGCGGCGCTGGGCCCTCGCGCACGGCCGGCCCGTGGTACGGGTGGGATCTCGGGTGTACGGCGGCTGACTGTGGCGCGGGCATCGGCGCTCCGGCGCATGCCGACGAGGGTGCTGTGCACGGGCGGTCGCGCCCCCCGCGCAGGACGACGACGAATTTCGATGCTTTCGGTTGCGAATTGTACGACCGTCCGTGCTACGCTATCGCAAAGGTGATTGAGGTTCAGTTTCGATCGGGCGGTGAGGATGAGATTCAACAAGGCGCGTGCGGCGCTGACGTCGGCATTGTGCGCGGCGGTGCTGGCGGGCGGTATCGGCCTGTGGACCGTGGAGTCCCGCCTGCTGGAGGGGCATCCGGAATGCTCGACCACGGGTGCCTCCCATGCCTCCATCGCCGCCATGACGGAGGCGGAAGTGGGCTCCGACGGGACGTCGACCTACGGCCGTGCGGTGGAGAAACTGCTCTCCAGGTTGGGGTGCAACGGGGCGCCCGTGTCCCGGAGTTGACGAACTGACATACCCGACGAACGCGAAACGGCGGCCGATGTACATCGGCCGCCGTTTCGCGTTCGAGGAGATCAGTTCTTGTGCAGTGCGGCGTTCAGCTCGACGCCGTCGCTCTTCCACGGAACGACCTCGACCGCGCCGGTCATCGAGTTGCGGCGGAAGAGCAGGTTGCTCTTGCCGGCCAGCTCGCGCGCCTTGATGGTCTGCCCGTCCGGGCCGGTGACCTTGGTGCCGGCGGTGAGGTAGAGCCCCGCTTCGAGCACGCAGTCGT
Proteins encoded in this window:
- a CDS encoding DUF692 family multinuclear iron-containing protein yields the protein MSLTGVSAAWRPELAGMLLDGARSGSVSFTEVVAENVDPADPPADLVELVRLGVTVVPHGVTLGIAGADRPDSGRLRRLADLALAFDAPLVSEHVAFVRAGGIGLDGDVTIGPHDDVLEAGHLMPAPRTPEALDVLVENVHFAQAALPVPLALENIAALFAWPEDDYDEPAYLRELVERTGVRLVLDLANVYASCTARGVDAVAELRRYPLEAVAYVHIAGGRFDGDLYLDTHADPICPEVLDLLAVWRDSQGPLGGVRAGESLLPGVLLERDESVIESAVRHEMLCLREVLGID
- the dapC gene encoding succinyldiaminopimelate transaminase, whose protein sequence is MASGLPDFPWDTLAGAKAKAAAHVGGIVDLSVGTPVDPVAEPIRRALYEGSAFPGYPATIGTVALREAAAEALSRRYGTVELPENAILPVIGTKEAIAQLPSTLGLGAGDVVVIPEVAYPTYEVGALLAGARPVRADGTAQLGPERPALVFINSPSNPTGKVLGIDHLRKVVQWARERGAIVASDECYLGLAWEAEPVSVLDPRVCDGDTTGLIAIHSLSKTSNLASYRAGFLAGDPALIAELAAVRKHAGAIVPFPIQAAMSYALSVDEHEAEQRARYAARRAVLLQAVRGAGFTVDHSEAGLYLWSTRGEPCRDTVDWLAERGILAAPGEFYGPQGAQHVRIAMTATDERIAAAAQRLAR